Sequence from the Afifella aestuarii genome:
TTGATTCGTGCAAAAAAGCATAACATCGGTGCGGCCAGAGGCCACAAGACCTTTAAGAAGTTTTCACGGCTTTCCTTACCCACCACCGCTCAGCTCGGGAAATAAAGCGCTAAGAAGCGCACCGATCTCGCCCGAAAAACAGCTGTCGGCGACGTCATCGAGGGGCGTCTCCTCCCGGTTCAAGATCACCAGCCTCGCCCCGGATTGCTTGGCAACGAGCGGTATTGTGGCCGCCGGATGGACCACCAGCGACGAGCCCAGGACGATCATCAGATCGCATTCGTTGGCAAGCTCGAACGCCCGCCGCATCTCATGCTCGGGCATCGCCTCGCCGAAGGAAATGATCGCGCTCTTGATGAAGCCGCCACAATCCGGGCAGCGCGGGCTTTCACCTTTCGCTTCGATCATTTTGCGGACTTCGCCGAGCGTGAAAGGCTCGCGACAGTCGAGACAATGCGCGTAGGTGGCATTGCCGTGAAGCTCGACGAGATATTCCGGTGGGAGACCGGCCCGCTGGTGCAATCCGTCGACATTCTGGGTGACGACACCCGGCGAGCGCCCTTCCGCCACCAGATGCGCAAGGACCCGGTGCGCGATGTTCGGCTCGGCCTTCGAATATATTTCATCGAGCATGAAACGCCGCCGCCAGTCCTCGAGCCGAACCTCCTCGCTCGCCATGAATTCCTGGTAGGTGATTGGCTCCATTTTCGACCAGATGCCGCCCGGCGAGCGAAAATCGGGAATCCCCGATTCGGTCGAGATGCCGGCCCCGCAGAAGGCGACGATCGCCTTCGCGTCATCGACCAGCCGGTGGAGATGCGCCGCCTCACCCACGAGCGTGTCATTGTCAGTTTGGATCTGTGCCATAAGCTTTCCCGCCAACCCACTCACGGAGGCATACATGAAATATCTGCACACTATGGTGCGCATCAAAGACGTCGACCAGTCGCTCGACTTCTACTGCAACAAGCTCGGGATGGAAGAGGTCCGCCGCAGCGAGAGCGAGAAAGGCCGCTTCACCCTGATCTTCCTCGCGGCGCCGGATGACAAGGCCCGCGCAGAGACCGAACGCGCGCCTCTCCTGGAACTCACCTACAATTGGGATCCGGAAGAGTACGACGGCGGCCGGAATTTCGGCCATCTCGCCTTCGCCACCGACAACATCTACGACACCTGCCAGAAGCTGATGGATGGCGGTGTGACGATCAACCGCCCCCCGCGCGACGGCCATATGGCGTTCGTGCGGTCGCCGGACGGGATCTCGATCGAGCTTCTACAAAAGGGTGACGCTCTTCCGCCGGCAGAGCCCTGGGCCTCGATGCAGAACACCGGCTCCTGGTAAGAGCGCTTTTGTGCAGGCGCGCGGCCCGCGCCGACCGCCTGCGCGAGAGGGCAGACAAGGGCAATCAAATTTCCTTCATGATTTTCGTTGCATGACTTGTTTGCGGCGCCGCGCCCGACTATAAGGCGCCGCGACGCGCCCATCGTCTAGCGGTCTAGGACGCCGCCCTTTCACGGCGGAAACAGGGGTTCGATTCCCCTTGGGCGTACCATTCTCCCGGCGTCGCACATGCGATTCGCCAGGAGGATGCGGCGCGAGGCGCCTTTCTTCTCTCACATCCCCGTCAAATCGCGTCCCATGACCGCGAGCGCCCGCCGATACGCCCGCCGAGGCCGCGTCTCGTGTCCTGATGCAGTGCGATTCCAGCCCGCTGAGCGAATCAGGCGAGCCGGAAACGTTGAATCAGATCATCAGTTCGATCAGGAAGGGCCCGTCGCGTTCGAAGCTCGCCTGCATCAGGTCTGCGAGCTCATCGAGTGTCTCGGCGCGTGCGGCTTCCACGCCCATGCCTTTGGCGAGATTGATCCAGCCAAGATCGGGATTGCCGAGATCAAGCATCTGCATCGCCGTCTCTCCCGGCGTCGCACCGACATTGGCGTACTCGCCGAGCAAGATCGCATATTGGCGGTTGTTCAAGATGACGGTCGTGACCGGCAGTCGCTCACGCGCCTGCGTCCATAGCGACTGGATCGTGTACATCGCCGAACCATCGGCCTGGAGATTGATCACCCGGCGCCCCTCGCCTGCAACGGCCGCTCCCGTCGCGACGGGCATGCCGTCGCCGATCGCTCCGCCGGCGAGGTGCAGCATGTCGTGCGCCGGCGCGGCATAGGTCTCATCGTACAAGCCACGGCTATAGGAGATAGCCTCCTCGCAGAGGATGGCATTCTCCGGCATGAGGGCCGCAACGGTACGGGCGAGACCTTCAGACGTCGGCGCGCCGTGTGCCACCTCCGGCCGCGGTCCCGGATCCGGCATTGCCGCAGGAGGAGCTCCAAGCTCATCGACGAGCGCCTGGAGCGCGACCACAACATCCTGGTCGCCGCGCGCCAATGTCTGCAGCTCTGCCTCCGCACGATATTCAATCGACGGCTGACCGGGATACGCGAAGAAGGAGACCGGCGGCTTTGCGGCGACGAGGATGATCTGCTCGAATCGCTCAAGTGCGGCCCGCGCGGCTTCGGCGACATAGGGGACCCGGGCGAGCGGCACACGCCCACGCCCCCGCGCCACCTGCCCGCAGACGAAATCCGCCATAAGCGTGGCACCAGTCGCCTGCGCCACGCGCCAGGCGAGTTCCTGGGCCGGCTCGAGAAGCCCGGCGCCTCCGAGAAGAATGAGGGTTTCGCGGCCGTTCCGCAGCATCCGTGCGGCCGTCTCGACGGCCTGGGGGTCGAGTGGTGCCGCGGGCAGAGCCGGCAGCGCATCGGCGACGATCCCGCCCTCGTTCCAGCAGGTGTCGGACGGCAGGATCAGGGTTGCGACCTGCCCCGGCAGCACACGCGCGGCCTGCGTCGCGGCCGCAGCATCCCGCCCGACATCGGCAGCGCAAGTCGATGCGCGCACGAAGCCAGAAACCGTATGGGCAAGGCTGCTCGTATCCATCGTCAGTGGCGCGTCGTGCGGGCGATGATACGTCGCCTGGTCACCGACGATGTTGACGATCGCGGCTCTTGCACGGCGCGCATTGTGGAGATTGGCAAGGCCGTTCGCGAGGCCTGGCCCGCAATGCAGGAGCGTGCAGGCGGGCTTGCCCGCGATCCGCGCATAACCATCGGCCATCCCCGTGACGACGTTCTCCTGCAGTCCGAGGACACAGCGCATGCCCTCGATCTGGTCGAGCGCCGCAACGAAGTGCATCTCGCTCGTGCCGGGATTGGCGAAACAGGTATCGACACCTTGATTGAGGAGCGTTCTGACGAGGCTATGTGCGCCGTTCATCGCATTGTCCTTCTTGGAGGGTCCTTTTCGGAGACTTCTCTTCTGTGCCCCCCAACCCAGAAACGAGGTTCCGGTTGAAGTGCAGAATGGGGCCGTGCTCCGCCCTGGTCGGTCGCTTCCAGCGGCGACGGACGCCTCCCACCCGCCCCGTCCTATGGGACGGCACGTGTGGCGACAATGAGTTTTACGAGATGAAAAAGCCGCGGCTAAAAAATCCGCGAGTCGCGCCGGCCGGGCTGCTTATCCGCCGCCCGGCCAATGACGCTGATACAGACGAAGGGCGGCTCACCACATGAGCCGCCCTTCCTGAAAAATTGATCTGCGCCGTCAGTTCCAGCGCTTCAGAACGACGCTGGCGTTCACGCCGCCAAAGCCGAAGCCGTTCGACATGGCGACATCGATCTTCTGCTCACGAGCTTCCGGCCCGATGAGATTGAGCCCTTCCGCACCCTCCATCGGACTTTCCAGGTTGAGGGTCGGCGGCAAAATGCCATCGCGCAGCGCGAGAATGGTGAAGACCGCTTCCAATCCGCCGGCCGCACCGAGAAGGTGGCCTGTCGCCGATTTGGTCGACGAAATCGCCACTTTGTGGTCGCCGAAGACGGACCTGACACCGGCAAGCTCACCGGCATCGCCGACGGGCGTCGACGTCGCATGCGCGTTGAGATAGCCGACGGCAGAAGGTTCAAGGCCAGCCTGCCAAAGCGCGATGGCCATGGCGCGGCGGTTGCCCGCCCCATCTTCCGGACCCGCCGTCAGATGATAGGCGTCGGCAGTGGTCCCGTATCCGAGGACTTCCGCGATCGGCGTCGCGCCGCGTGCCTCAGCATGTTCAAGGGTCTCCAGCACCAGCATGGCTGCCCCCTCGCCCATCACGAAGCCGTCGTGATCGCGATCGAACGGCCGCGAGGCCTTTTCCGGCGTCTCGTTGAAATGCGTGGAAAGCGCCCGTGCCGCCGCAAAGCCGCCAAGGCTGACGCGGTCGATGCAGGCCTCCGCGCCACCTGCCAGAATCACATCCGCTTCGCCGTTCCGGATCAGCCGTGCGGCATCGCCGATCGCCTGCACGCTTGCCGCACAGGCCGTGACCGGCGCGCCAATCGGCCCGCGAAAGTGATGACGGATCGAAACCTGGCCGGCCGCGAGATTGACCAGGAACGACGGCACGAGAAACGGCGACAGACGCCGTGCACCGCGGGCCGTGGTCAGGTCTGCGGCCGCCCGCATTGCCGGAAAGCCGCCGACGCCCGAGCCGATCACCGTACCGGTGCGCTCGCGCTCTCCTTCATCCTCGGGATGCCAGTCGGCCTGCCCGAGGGCCTCTTCCGCCGCCACCATCGCCATCTGGATGAAACGGTCCATCTTCTTGAGGTCTTTTTCGGGCACCACGCGCGTGGGCTCGAAGCCGCCGTCCGCATCATCTGAAACGGAGGGAACGACACCGCCGATCTTGGACGGGATATCCGGGACGACGTCGTCGGGGAGTGCGCGGATACCAGAGCGGGCTTCGACCAACCGGCTCCAGACGAGGTCCACACCGCAGCCGAGCGGCGAGACGACGCCGAGCCCTGTCACGACCACACGCTTGTTCGGGTTCATGGAAACATCCTGACGTTCACATTCTCAGAAAGACGATTCGGCGCAACCTGCACTCCGGAGCCGCATGTGCAAGGCGGCATGACGCGCATTGCGCCATTGCACGGATCGACTCAAGCCTCCCGGAAATCAGCCGGTCGCCGATGCCGACCTCGGTCACTTACCGTCTTGCGCAGATCGAATAGCCTGACCTGGCGCCGCCGACCGCCCTAATCTGATGTCATTCACAAGAGCCTACAAGCGCCACGCAGAGATCGGGCTCTCCCCCCGGGACGCGGCGCATCGCCAGTGCATGGGCAACGAGCCACATGGTTCTTCTGTCACATAGTCGTACAAACTTGACCGCAATCAGCGGGCCATGCAATCGGACGCTGAGTGTCGGCGCTGCCTGACGCCAACGATGAGAACGAGTTCTGGGGGAGTGGATGACGACAACGCCCGCCTTTGAGCCAAATGCGCCGACGCCCGGCGCAAGCACATCCTGGCGCGAGCGGCTATGGCCGCGCGGCGGCAGCGGATCTGGCGAGAACCTGCGGCTCCTCGCTCTGATCATCCTCGCTTACGTCGTCATCGTGACGTTTCAGTCGCCGGATTTCCTGTCGCTTGCATCTCTGTTCGACCTTATCCGGACGGGCTCCGCCCTCACCATCGTCGCCCTCGGGGTTCTCGTCGTCATGGTCACTGGCGGGATCGACGTGTCCTTCCTTGCGAACGCGATTCTGTCGGCCTGGATCGCCACCGCTTTGTCCAACGCTCTCGGGATCGACAGTCTCGCATTCGCGCTCACCGTCGCGATCGGCATCGGCACCTTCGTCGGCCTCGTCAACGGCCTGATCATCTATCTGTTTTCGCTTCCGACCTTGATCACGACCCTTGCGATGCAGGGGGTTCTGCAAGGCGTGCTCATGGTCTTCCTCGGTGCACGGCCGATCACCGCGGGCTTCATGCCCTCCTCGCTGCGCGATTTCGGCACCTCAGTCCTGTTTGAGATCCCGGCCGGCCCCGGCTTCACCGGGCTCTCGGTCTTCGCAATTCCCCTCGTGATCGTGATTGCGCTCACCTGGTATCTTCTCAACCGGACGCCGATCGGCCGGGCGAGCTATGCCCTCGGCTCCAATCCCCTCGGCGCCGTGCGCTCCGGCGTCGAAGTCTTGAAGATCAACCTCGTCGTCTACGGCTATGCCGGCGCGCTTGCGGGCCTCACCGGCCTCATGATGGTGTCGGAAATCCGCCTCGTGAACCCGGTCTCGCTCGTCGGCAACGAGCTCATCGTGCTCGCGGCCGTCGTCATCGGAGGCGCGAAGCTGACAGGCGGCACAGGCTCGGTCGGCGGCGTCGTTCTCGGCATGGCGCTGATCACGCTCTTGAGCAACACGCTGGTGACCCTTGGGCTTTCCGCCTCGTGGAACCGCTTCTTCATTGGCGCAGCCATGGTGGCCATCGCCGCCATCTCTCATTACCGGGCGAAGCAGCGCAATCTAAAGCTCCTCAACTTCCAGGATGTGTGAGCACGGTCATGGCTGATACAACGCCTTCTCACCCCGCACCAACGAGCAAGCGGCCAGGATTGCAGGCCCGCCTCAACGAAGAATTCCTGGCCGAAGTCGTTCTCTACGGCATCGCAGCGATCGTGCTCGCTCTGATCGCCCTGCGTCTTGGTGGTGCGTTCTTCAATGCCACCAACCTCGTCTCGGTTCTCGAGCAGGTGCCGGAATTCGCCCTCTTCTCGCTCGCCATGGCGATTGCCATGATCACCGGCGGCATCGATCTTTCCGTGATTGCGGTCGCCGACCTGTCGGCGATCTTCGCGGCCTACATCATGACCAACCCGAGCATCGTCGACGCGCTCGGGCCCGACGGCGCGATCGCGCTTGCCACCGTCGTGGCGCTCGGAGCCTCCGTGCTGATGGGGCTTTTCAACGGCATCATCATCGCCCGTTTCGGCGTCCCGGCGCTGGTGACGACGCTTGGCACGATGCTGCTCTATTTCGGCCTCGCATCGGGGCTGACGGGCGGCGTCGGCATCACCGGCATGCCTTCGGCGTTTACCGACATTTTGATGCTGAAGCTCGGGCCGATCCCGGTTTCGTTCTGCGGATTGGCGGTGCTGTTCGTCCTCGCATCCTTCTACATCCGCAATTCGCTGTTTGGAAAAACCCTCTACCTCTACGGCGACAACAAGGTCGCGGCCCTCTTCACCGGCCTGCCGATCAACCGCGCCATCATGATTTCCTATGCGCTTTCCGGCCTCCTTGCCGGGGCCGCCGGCCTCATCATGCTGGCGCGCTTCAATTCCATGAAGGTCGGCTTCGGCGACACGTTTCTGCTGCAGGCGATCCTGGTCGCGGTCTTGGCCGGCATGGATCCCTATGGCGGCCGCGGGCGGCTTCTCAACGTGCTCGCCGCCGTCCTGCTTTTGCAATGCGTGGAGAACGCCTTCACCATCGAAGGGCTCTCGCCTTACGCCAAGAAGATGATTTGGGGCGGTCTTCTCCTCATCTTCATGGCGCTGAACTTCTTCGTGCGCAGGATCGTGAGGCGCTCACTGACGCGCGCCGCGCTCCGTGCTGGCTGATCAGGAGATGACAATGGAAACGATCACAAGCGGCTTTGAACGTGCCGTCGACGAGCTGAGCCAGGTGGCGAAGCGCCTGGATGAAGCCGAGATCAGCGCCTTCATGGACGCGATCATCAAGGCGAAGCGGGTCTTTTTGATCGGTGTCGGGCGCGAAGGCCTGTCGACCCGGGCCTTCACCATGCGCCTCATGCATCTCGGCAAGGAAGCGCATTGGATCTGGGACGACACGACGCCCTCGATCGGGCCGGGTGATCTGCTGATCGCCACCTCGGGCAGCGGTTCGATCGGCCATATCGATTATGTGCACGACCAGGCCGTCGGGGCCGGCGCCGCCACCATCGTGGTCACCGGCGATCCGAGCGGCACGACGGCGCAGAAGGCGAAACAACGCCTGTTCCTGCCGGCCGCCGTCTTCAAGGGTAAGGCCAACGTGGTGCCATCCACGCAGCCGATGGGCAATCTCTTCGAGCAGGCCCTGCTCATTCTCTTCGACCAGATCGTGATCGCGCTTGCCGAGAGCATGCAGGT
This genomic interval carries:
- a CDS encoding SIR2 family NAD-dependent protein deacylase, whose translation is MAQIQTDNDTLVGEAAHLHRLVDDAKAIVAFCGAGISTESGIPDFRSPGGIWSKMEPITYQEFMASEEVRLEDWRRRFMLDEIYSKAEPNIAHRVLAHLVAEGRSPGVVTQNVDGLHQRAGLPPEYLVELHGNATYAHCLDCREPFTLGEVRKMIEAKGESPRCPDCGGFIKSAIISFGEAMPEHEMRRAFELANECDLMIVLGSSLVVHPAATIPLVAKQSGARLVILNREETPLDDVADSCFSGEIGALLSALFPELSGGG
- the gloA gene encoding lactoylglutathione lyase, with protein sequence MKYLHTMVRIKDVDQSLDFYCNKLGMEEVRRSESEKGRFTLIFLAAPDDKARAETERAPLLELTYNWDPEEYDGGRNFGHLAFATDNIYDTCQKLMDGGVTINRPPRDGHMAFVRSPDGISIELLQKGDALPPAEPWASMQNTGSW
- a CDS encoding acetolactate synthase large subunit, which codes for MNGAHSLVRTLLNQGVDTCFANPGTSEMHFVAALDQIEGMRCVLGLQENVVTGMADGYARIAGKPACTLLHCGPGLANGLANLHNARRARAAIVNIVGDQATYHRPHDAPLTMDTSSLAHTVSGFVRASTCAADVGRDAAAATQAARVLPGQVATLILPSDTCWNEGGIVADALPALPAAPLDPQAVETAARMLRNGRETLILLGGAGLLEPAQELAWRVAQATGATLMADFVCGQVARGRGRVPLARVPYVAEAARAALERFEQIILVAAKPPVSFFAYPGQPSIEYRAEAELQTLARGDQDVVVALQALVDELGAPPAAMPDPGPRPEVAHGAPTSEGLARTVAALMPENAILCEEAISYSRGLYDETYAAPAHDMLHLAGGAIGDGMPVATGAAVAGEGRRVINLQADGSAMYTIQSLWTQARERLPVTTVILNNRQYAILLGEYANVGATPGETAMQMLDLGNPDLGWINLAKGMGVEAARAETLDELADLMQASFERDGPFLIELMI
- the fabF gene encoding beta-ketoacyl-ACP synthase II, with protein sequence MNPNKRVVVTGLGVVSPLGCGVDLVWSRLVEARSGIRALPDDVVPDIPSKIGGVVPSVSDDADGGFEPTRVVPEKDLKKMDRFIQMAMVAAEEALGQADWHPEDEGERERTGTVIGSGVGGFPAMRAAADLTTARGARRLSPFLVPSFLVNLAAGQVSIRHHFRGPIGAPVTACAASVQAIGDAARLIRNGEADVILAGGAEACIDRVSLGGFAAARALSTHFNETPEKASRPFDRDHDGFVMGEGAAMLVLETLEHAEARGATPIAEVLGYGTTADAYHLTAGPEDGAGNRRAMAIALWQAGLEPSAVGYLNAHATSTPVGDAGELAGVRSVFGDHKVAISSTKSATGHLLGAAGGLEAVFTILALRDGILPPTLNLESPMEGAEGLNLIGPEAREQKIDVAMSNGFGFGGVNASVVLKRWN
- a CDS encoding ABC transporter permease, which translates into the protein MTTTPAFEPNAPTPGASTSWRERLWPRGGSGSGENLRLLALIILAYVVIVTFQSPDFLSLASLFDLIRTGSALTIVALGVLVVMVTGGIDVSFLANAILSAWIATALSNALGIDSLAFALTVAIGIGTFVGLVNGLIIYLFSLPTLITTLAMQGVLQGVLMVFLGARPITAGFMPSSLRDFGTSVLFEIPAGPGFTGLSVFAIPLVIVIALTWYLLNRTPIGRASYALGSNPLGAVRSGVEVLKINLVVYGYAGALAGLTGLMMVSEIRLVNPVSLVGNELIVLAAVVIGGAKLTGGTGSVGGVVLGMALITLLSNTLVTLGLSASWNRFFIGAAMVAIAAISHYRAKQRNLKLLNFQDV
- a CDS encoding ABC transporter permease, with amino-acid sequence MADTTPSHPAPTSKRPGLQARLNEEFLAEVVLYGIAAIVLALIALRLGGAFFNATNLVSVLEQVPEFALFSLAMAIAMITGGIDLSVIAVADLSAIFAAYIMTNPSIVDALGPDGAIALATVVALGASVLMGLFNGIIIARFGVPALVTTLGTMLLYFGLASGLTGGVGITGMPSAFTDILMLKLGPIPVSFCGLAVLFVLASFYIRNSLFGKTLYLYGDNKVAALFTGLPINRAIMISYALSGLLAGAAGLIMLARFNSMKVGFGDTFLLQAILVAVLAGMDPYGGRGRLLNVLAAVLLLQCVENAFTIEGLSPYAKKMIWGGLLLIFMALNFFVRRIVRRSLTRAALRAG
- the hxlB gene encoding 6-phospho-3-hexuloisomerase produces the protein METITSGFERAVDELSQVAKRLDEAEISAFMDAIIKAKRVFLIGVGREGLSTRAFTMRLMHLGKEAHWIWDDTTPSIGPGDLLIATSGSGSIGHIDYVHDQAVGAGAATIVVTGDPSGTTAQKAKQRLFLPAAVFKGKANVVPSTQPMGNLFEQALLILFDQIVIALAESMQVDRETMVGRHRNVE